In the Epinephelus fuscoguttatus linkage group LG10, E.fuscoguttatus.final_Chr_v1 genome, CATCTTGGCCTCACGGGAACCTTCCTGCAGTATCTGAAGTCTGACAATGACTTTAACCGCTTTTCTAAACCAGGGGTAGAAAAAGGCATAGATCAGAGGATTAAACATGGAGTTACAATAGAACAGCCAAGTCTGAGCTGATAAAGCTATACTACCTGTGGTGTTTTGTCCTGCTAGAAAATTAATGTAGTATGGACAGAGACAAAGTATGAACACAAGAAGAGTAATACCAAGAGTTCTAGCAGCCCTCATCTGAGATTTCTTAACAGCCACAGTATTTGATTTAATAGTTGAAATTTGAGACCGCATGACACGTGCTTGTGACACAGCCACCACAAACACTCTCATATAGAGAACTATGATAACAGTAACAGGGCCTACAAAGGTCAGAAGCAAGTCTACTGCCCCTGAAACGTAATTTATAACAACTACACATTCTTGAGCACAGGAGTTAGATAAATCTATTTGTGAAAAGTGATCTATAAGAATTATAAGGTTGTAGATAACAGCACATAaccaacacaaagacacacagattttAACTCTGCTTAGTGTTATCGTGGAGGAATAGCGCAGAGGGTCACAAATAGCCACATAACGGTCCACTGATATGAGCACCATGTTCCcaacagaagcagaggtgagGGTGAAGCCCAACAGGTACAAAAAAGCGCATGTGATTTTACCCATAAACCCACAGGACTGCAGGCCGATGATTGCAGGTGGCATCACTGCGAGGCCCACAAACAAGTCAGacacagccagagagaggaggatgagaTTGGTGGGGGTGTGGAGCTGCCTGGAGAGGGAGATTATGATGAGAGCCTCATACTCAGTGAAAATTAGTTTCGATCACACTGATAATTGTGAGAATGAagacaaaatatatttatggCCCACATGCAAAATAAATCTCTATAAAATCAATCAGATCCACATTGTCCGAACTAACTAAAGACGTTTGGTGGTATTATTAAGAAAATGTTCATCATGATTACTGTTGTAGTGACAAATTTAAACAGAAAAGTATACTGAACATTACACTTTCATTTACAAGTGAAAGTACTGACATCTTTTCTACAAtacagtatataataaacacagaatCTATCCATGAATTCAACTCATACACTGTAACAGCTGTTATATTATGAGAAAAATGTCTGTGCCTGAAATGGGAGATGGAGATGATGACCAACAAATTGAGCATCACAGTGAGAAGAGTGAGGCAGCACAGCAGTGTTCTGATGAATATGACCTGGGGAGTAACAAGCATTGATATGCAGGAGGTGTTGAGGGGAGAGATACAGAGGTCAGCTGCTTCCAGTGTCTCCACCATCATCAGAGGAAGCGACTGTGGAGCTGaacagagagctgctgaggtCAAGAAGCTCCCAGATCACCTTTTCTTGAGATGAGATATTTATCTCTTAACCTCTTCATTTCCATCATCTATCTTGGtgccctccctctgtctcctcctcttgtCTCTCTCTATGCACTTCCTAccctcagtttgttttttccctttaattcCTGATCATCATCTCCTCCATTACATCATTCACTCCCTCACCCCATTTTGTTCTTGTTacgtctccctccctctttcaaaccatcaaTATCTACTGTACATTAATCCCCATCTCTCCAAAAAAGTTTTCTGTCCTTACATTTCAGTCAATAAAGTTATGTGCAATAAAGTGGAGTGACACAGGAAAAAACTATTAAACAAGCAAAATGAAATTTATTTAATACTTGGTGTAGAAGCTTTTGCTTGAAACGCCAACTTCAAGACACTTCCTGCACAAAGTAACTCATGTCTCACAGTGTTCAGGTGATATTTGGCGCAGTCTTCCACACTGACAGCAGGGGGCCTGATGATGAATCTTGATCTTCATTTCCATCAACAAATGTTCCAGAAGGTTTCAATCTGGTGACTGACTGGGCCATCCCAGcaccttcatcttcatcttctgcAACCACTTGACAGTCTCCTTTGCAGTATGTTctggatcattgtcctgttggtACGTCCATCTGGGTCTCATCCTCTTTGTCCTGGTTGATGtcagaaggatttttttttaagaatttccTGTTACAGGACTCCATTCATATTCTCCTTGATAATTTGGATTCACTAGTatcatgagaagagaaacagctTAATGACATATTCCTTCCATCTCTGAACAAGCACGGATCCCGAGGGTGTCTCAACCATGATCCAGGGGGCTTCAGTTTTctctagggatgcaccgaatattcggtaactgaatatattcggccaaatattgcaaaaaaacacacattcggtattcggtggaataagttaaaagcgaggccgaataatagcgccatattttgataacgcaatcaaacagcgtgccgtgatgTGCGGACtgaaatgtcggcagtgtggcgatccgtccctCACtgcactcacatttgcgactaaaaatagttttgagcgagcgaaattggcttaaatcattcaacacgctgtgcgagcagcctacagatttcaaccagcagcagaaacgaaaggtgaATCCCattggttgtgggttgaatgggggtcacagacatgGACAGTAATGCATTCCTGACAattacggcggccatcggcttactgGGCAACGGACAAGTCGGCttcaataatatcctcttcttggcgtcatgactgcccagaagtacctgaacagccgagccagccgaacacaggtatgtgatgtgtcaaaGGACAAACAAGCcattcacggcccacaaacctcaccgcactttagggactctTCTTTGCTTATGAAGGGGAGGatggtggctggttgatttttatttcatttatttattttattttgatcccccctatgttcatcactgattgatgctgtttttggagtatgaataagtcaataagtaatttattccattgaaataccattgatgtattatagaaaagtgatttattgttttataaatgacaaaaggcacatctgcctcattttcactgtggtatcgtgatactactcagaaccatgatattttcattggtatcgtaccgtgggtcctaattttggtaccgtgacaacactaatctggagggggttcatgtgcgaaaactaatgaaaatctaaacaacgatattcagtattcggtacttggtattcggccaagcgtttaataatattcggcttcggcttcggccacaaattttcatttcggtgcatccctagttttctCTAATCCCCCATGTCAAGATTAGTGAAGGTTTTGTCAGTGACAGACCTGCAGCACAGGGGGGTGTTAGGGGCAGAGACTTTTACCCTCCTGATGAAAATAGCAGTCAGGAAGGTAGAGCCAGAGAATCAGCGGGCTGGGTTCTATTCCCACTGTTTCCCCTCCCTTCGGGATCCCTCTggcctctttcaaaccatcaaTATATAGTGTACATTAATCCCCATCTCTCCAAAAAAGTTTTCTGTCCTTACATTTCAGTCAATAAAGTTATGTGCAATAAAGTGGAGTGACACAGGAAAAAACTATTAAACAAGCAAAATGAAATGTACTCAATACTTGGTGTTGAAGCTTTTGCTTTAAACACCAGCTTCAAGACACTTCCTGCACAAAGTAACTCATGTCTCACAGTGTTCAGGTGATATTTGGCACAGTCTTCCACACTGACAGCAGGGGGCCTGATGATGAATCTTGATCTTCATTTCCATCAACAAATGTTCTAGAAGGTTTCAATCTGGTGACTGACTGGGCCATCTCAGcaccttcatcttcatcttctgcAACCACTTGACAGTCTCCTTTGCAGTATGTTctggatcattgtcctgttggtACGTCCATCTGGGTCTCGTCCTCTTTGTCCTGGTTGATGTcagaaggattttttttaagaatttccTGTTACAGGACTCCATTCATATTCTCCTTGATAATTTGGATTCACTAGTatcatgagaagagaaacagctTAATACCATATTCCTTCCATCTCTGAACAAGCACAGATCCTGAGGGTGTCTCAACCATGATCCAGGGGGCTTCAGTTTTCTCTAATCCCCCATGTCAAGATCAGTGAAGGTTTTGTCAGTGACAGACCTGCAGCACAGGGGGGTGTTAGGGACAGAGACTTTTACCCTCCTGATGAAAATAGCAGTCAGGAAGGTAGAGCCAGAGAATCAGCGGGCTGGGTTCTATTCCCACTGTTTCCCTCTCCTTCGGGATCTTGCTGGCCTCTCACACCTCCAGCAGGTGCATGGGCACAGTCCTTGGGCCTCTGTGGCAAAAAGGACTCAGAATTCCAAATTATCTAAATGACTAGCTGTTATATACCCAGACAGAAGATTATAGTCTCCTGGAACACCACTGTGTCTCTTAtccaggagagacagaaggctTTCAGGGCCTGCCCATGACATTTTTGCCTGGGGGTAAGGGTCACCTGGAGACTGTGCCTGTGGCTCTTAGGGTTCATGGCTGCAATGGTTCAAATACTTCCACTGGCCCTCCTGTACATGTGCCCAGTACAAGGATACCTCCTAAGCCAGGGACTGCACCCACAGACACATCTGCAGGCCAGGGTACAGGTCACTTACAGGCTATGACTGGCCCTTCGATGGTGCAGATGCCTGAGCAATCTCACCAGGGAGAGCAGGCTGGGTCTGCTGACCCGTCGCTAAGTAAAGCTCCAGCGAAAGTTCAGCAAGGAAGACTAATCTTTTTCATGCTCAGGCCTATAATTTATCTGTCATACTTTCTGCCATTCGCCCCTTGCACCCCATATGCGTCCCTGGTAGGCTGGGAAACAGTGCAAGAAGATGCAGGAATAGGGGCAGCAGGTGGGCTTCCCAGCATATCAGTGTGCTAGAGTAGAGGGCAGCCCAACTCGCTCTACAGAAACTCCTGCCATACCTGCAAGATTGCCGTGTGCTGCTGAAGATGGACAGTACAGTTGCAGCAACTTACATCAACAGGGTGGGAGGCCTTGCTTCCCCTCGCCTTTGCTGACCTGTGCATGAGTTATAGGTGTGACCATATTTACGCCTTCTATCCCTCAAAGCAGTGCAGGTGCCTTAGCTGGAGAATCAGGCAGACTGTCTGTCCAGGGGAGGCCCCAAACCCGGAAAATGGGGGAACCACTCACAGGTGGTGACAGAGATCTGGCGTCGCTCACAGACGCTCCCTCACAGTCAGCCAGGTATTGCAGGTCTCTCCTGTGGCGACAGGAATGAAGTAGATGGGGAACTGTGTAGGCAGGACCTCCATCAATGAATTGGGGCAGCAGTGGAGGCAGAGCAACAGGAGCCAGTGGACTGTCTCAAACTAGCTTGACCTTTAAGATGTGGAATGTCAGGTGGATCCGCATGGAACGGGTCAACCTTTGTACTCTACCTACAAGGGTAGGTCCCAGGTGGAAAACCACACCCTCTGGCACACTTGGTAGGTGGGGGACTTGGTGCAGTGGCAGTTAACAACCATGGCATACCGGTCGGCAGATCAGAGTAGAGCCGTCCTGGCTTGGGCCCAGGTCCAGCGGCAGTGGCAGATGAACGCCTGGATAGACAGGAAGGAAACCTCCTTCTCCAGGATGCAATGTTAAGGCCACTCCTGCACTTCATTCCTTTGACCCTATCATCTTCACTTCTATAAAGTAAAATGGTTCACATCATATacgtatatacagtacatatatatatatatatatatatatatatatatatatatatatatacacacacacacacatactgtatatatgtgcgtgcatggggtgccgtttgtaaagtgtctcatgCTGAAAATagcatcaacattttgccacatttagtttcaaacaatgtttaaaaaagtgttgtgaattttttaacgtcaccttttaccacatttacagcaatatttgttaacttaaaatttaataaatagttaaatctaaatattaaatgtggcacctaaatgttaaatgttaaatctaaatgtgaaacctaaatattaaatctaaatctaaatattaaatctaaatgctaaatcttcatctaaatgttaaatctaaattctaaatctaaatctaaatgttaaatctaaatgctaaatataaatataattataaatgttaaatctaaattctTAATCTTAAtgttataaatgttaaatctaaatgttctgggtgaaactaaatatttagctaatgtgcaaattcacactgccggtaaccagaagtaccaaaataaaagctcaaaaTGGTcggactgtgtttatagaatcaaataacgaattaaaaccaacttatcgggggaaatagacacttgaacatacattagcgtgataataactacctaaaataacaagaaacatatttggagaaattttatttgatgtgtacttggagttgttagtgtcccttcggagggaatcaccttgttgtttaaaAATACTTCTGGAtggaaaaccagcagagtttagctacatatatatatgaatatctcacatttttcatgtcactatatcaccgtttagactaatctggtgtttgtaaagtctataaacacaatgattgaacaaacttTACGatcacgttctgaaattaataacatggttatcgtagattagcggggctaaccgttagctgttagccccgttagcggtgtctgtaatgactcattaactctaaacggtccgtgaaaaaaatattttttccagcggatgccttagttacaacatgattgagctaactggagtagtttcatgtcgtatccgacaacgggaggcttttcacagatgacgtcctgatgttagctttgctgctgctgcagccactgatgctttctagatatcgtgatttcccaaaactgaatcaATACCACaaatcgcaacacaaaactgctttgctagctcaatcatgttgtaaaaaTTTTAGAGTTACAGTAATgggtcattacagacaccgctaacggggccaTATgtgtgcacacgcacacacacacacacacacacacacacacacactctgtgctTACCTGGTTCCTGATCTTCGGCCTCCACGACTACATCTCCTGCCTGCAGACAAGGTACTGTTGCCTGttactgaagtgtgtgtgtgtgtgtgtgtgtgtgtgtgtgtgttctggctCGCATCACCACCCACTCAACTGCTTCTCAGCCCAGTTCTGCCTTCCAGACCAGCCTGGCTGCCAGAGACTTTGTAGAGGGGCTGTGCCAGTGTTAAACTGTGCTTTTGCTGTTAACCTGCCCTATTGAATATCTGCTGAGTTGTGACATTAAAAGACATTACCAACTTTTTCTGGTCTCCTGTGTGCTGCAATTGggtccacaaacacaaactgttacATTAGCATTAATTCTGATGAGATTCAGTCGATTTATCCCACATAATGCAGTCTTTTCTTTCCCtaaaatgtttgtcattttctcaTATCTACAACACATCTACATTGGGCGGCTGTGGTTCAGAGATGGAGTGGGTCATCCACCGATCCTTGATTCAATCCCTGGCTCATCCAGCCCACATGTCCAAGTGTCCTTGTGCAAAACACTGAACCCCacattgctcctgatggctgttccatcggcgTTTGAGTGTGAGTGAATGGTTGCTGAGTACCAGGTAGTACCCTTtttatggtagcctcggccaccagtgtgtgaatgggtgaatgtgacatagtgtaaaagggctttgagtggttggaggaCTAGACAGTCtatatacaagtgcagtccatttaccatttacatacactCACATATTCTACTTGCACCGATAGCAGGTACAATAGCAAAATATTTCCCTATATTTTCTTTTACAATTTCTGATCAGGTAATGCCTACATTTTCTCCTTTAATAATGTTCATAAATGGTTTCCAGAGCTGAAAAAAGTCTTTCCGCGTGCCTTTAGAAATATAAGTTAGTCTTTCCAGACCTATGGACTCCAATAGCTCCTTTATCCTCATTCTCAATAATGGGCCATCCATACTCTTCAAACATAATACAATAGCTCTCCTGGCTTGGAGAAGTCCAATGTCCAGAAGTtcagtctgtttctgtgtttaaattAAGATCTCTGGATATATTCCAAGCACACACAGTTTGGCATTTAAAGGGGCCTTGGTGTTAAACATCTCTGACAAACATTTTATAATATCTTCCCAGAGTTTAGAATTTTTGGACATTCCTTAGACAGTGAGTGCCTTTCTCATTCGAGCACTTGGTACAAACATCAAGAATATTAGCAAGATGAAGTCTGACAGGAGTGATGAAGATTTGCATTAAGCATTTATATTGATGTCATTTACACCTTTgaatttttgtctgtttttttttgtctgtttttttacaTACACTGTTTTTTAAGAGCCACATTCCAATCTGTCACATCAATATCTTCTTTTATATCAGTTTTACATGCATTGAGTTTGATCCCATACTATATGCGACTAATGAGCTATTTAGATACAGGGTCCTTCCCCTCCAAGTATGCAAGTGTTATCTCCTCCAGTTTTGATAAAGGCTGCATGCTCattattctttttaaattttgatggTATGTAGCTTTTTAACTGTAGGTTTGTAAAGAAATGCTTTTTAGGGATTTGATAGTTCTGACATAACTGATCAAAAACAGCGAAACTCTATCTACATAAAGGTCCATCATTTTCTGAATACCTTTTACACACCATGATCTAAATTCTTCATCCTTTTTACCAGGTGCAAACTGTTCATTACCCCAAATAGGGGTAAATAGGGACAATACTGGCATTACACctacatgtttgtgtgcagcATGCCAAACTGAAATTGTATTTTTAAGAAAATTATTGTGAgtactttttttgtgttttaatatcataagagtataaatacaaatttattggtAGGTCTGGAATGGACTTTGAATTCTATTGccactgtatttatttgtgacaGTGTTTGTGACGGTGTGTACGCATGAACAGTGGataaggagagagagagagagagagagagagaaaggcagcagaggtttttattttattgtttacatattcattacattttggtgATGCTTCTTGTTATTACACTATCCCCTTTGGTGCTGTAACACTGCAAATTTCCCCACTGAAGGAAtaacaaatgattattttattagAAAAGACTGTGGATAGGGGGTTGTACAAGACCTAATATTACTGTCATCATTCATTGCCAGTAGGTATCTCCTTGATGTATAGAAAGGGCAAATATAGGcataaaatttcataaaaatatatCATGGGTTGTATAATACAGAagcataaatatatttttccacctcacacacacacactgtggcacaGATAGTGTCAGCTTGTTCACATCACTTGAATGCCAGCTAATGAAAATGGGTAACCAGTCTATATGATAGATTTGTTGTAATCAGTGCTGAATCAGTTGATATTTTGTGCCTCCTAATtgtttattgattgattgttatGCTGTTCTCCTGCCTGCTTTCATGTGTAACATTATGCAATGTCCAGAGCAATGCAACATGATAACTTTAGCTATTAGCATTACCCTGCCTCGTCTGCAGCAAGTAAATCCACTCTTGGAACAGCAGTTTTCTTTAGGAAAATAAGCTCTAGA is a window encoding:
- the LOC125896197 gene encoding trace amine-associated receptor 8a-like, with the translated sequence MGQLHTPTNLILLSLAVSDLFVGLAVMPPAIIGLQSCGFMGKITCAFLYLLGFTLTSASVGNMVLISVDRYVAICDPLRYSSTITLSRVKICVSLCWLCAVIYNLIILIDHFSQIDLSNSCAQECVVVINYVSGAVDLLLTFVGPVTVIIVLYMRVFVVAVSQARVMRSQISTIKSNTVAVKKSQMRAARTLGITLLVFILCLCPYYINFLAGQNTTGSIALSAQTWLFYCNSMFNPLIYAFFYPWFRKAVKVIVRLQILQEGSREAKMM